The Herpetosiphon gulosus nucleotide sequence GGAAATGGTATTGATAAAGAGTTATAAATAGTGTATACTATATCTAAGAATCAAACACGGCAGTGAGTGTACCAGCGCTCCTGCCGTGGTCTATGGAAAGGTACTGACCCATGAACACCAAGCGCAAGCCCGTATTGACCGCCGACGAACGCGCCGCCCGTGATACCGAACGCCGCAGCCAGCTTGATACCCTCTTAATAATAGCGGGTGTCCAAGCGATTTTGGACAGTGACACCTTTAAAACCGTGTTAGCTGCCAATGCCAAGTTTCACGCGTATAGCGTGAATAATGCCATGCTGATTTGGTTTCAAAACCCCGCTGCTGAACGAGTAGCAGGCTTTCATACCTGGAAAAAACTGGGGCGAACCGTGAAAAAGGGGGAGAAGGGCATCATGATCTATGCCCCGCGCGTTGCATCGAAAATCGACGCAGCCACGGGCGACGAGCAAACCCATATCTACTTCGGGATTGAACATGTGTTTGACATCAGCCAAACCGAGGGGGAGGACATTCCAACACTGGATTGTCCATTGCTTACCGAGGATCGCGGTCATGACCTGTATGATCGCTTGGTTGTCTATGCGACGCGTGAAGGTTTGACCGTCAGCAGCGACAACCAGCACGCCATGGGTGAGGCAATGGGCTATTATTCCGCTGCATCAACGCTGATTTGGATTCGCCCTGTCGCCAAGGCGCAAATGCTCAAAACCCTCATCCACGAGTTTGCGCACCACCTCACGGACGGAAAACACACGAGGGAAGCACACGAAACTATCGCGGAAGGGGTGGCGTTTCAGGTGTGTACCTGCATCGGGATTGACAGCGGCGAGCGGTCATTCCCATATATCGCCGGATGGTCGGCCAGCGAGGGAGGTACGGCCCTCATCAAGCAGGTGTTGGGCCATATCCAAGGAATTACCAAGCAGATTATGGCGATCGTGGATCCAGCCGATGAGGCCCACGAGGGAGCACCCGAGCCACCGCCCCCCGCCGTTGCCGCTGCCAAGCGCTGCCGCTCAACCACCGTGATCGCCGCCTAACGAGAGAGAAAATCGGCAGCGGCATAGAGCCGCTGCCGATTAGGAAGGAGAACCAAGCATGTCAAACGCTGCACAAATCGCCACGCTGTACCAGACCATCGCCACGGTAGACGATCAGATCGCCAACCTGAATGCCGAGCGTGAGCAGGCACGAACCGCATTAAGCAGCCTGATCGAAGCCGCAGGAGGTAAGGTCGTGCTTGATGGGATTGCGACGATGGAAATCACACGCCCGACCGTGATTGCCAGCTATGATCGGGCAGGATTGGAAGATCTGGTGCGGAAATTGATCGCCAATGGGCGTGCAGGGATTGCGGAAATGATCGCAAAGCAGCGCAAAGAACACCACCGCGCAGGGAGTCTCAGGATTACGAAGGTGAAGGCAATGACGGAGCATGAGACGCACTAAAACACAATGCGCTGGCGGTGTAACCAGCACCGCCAGCGCGTGGTTAGCGCCTTGAGAAAGGCAACTGAACCATGAACGACTTAATTCTACCCGAAGCCGAGCGCATGCGTCAAGCTCTGTATGCGCAGATCGCTACGACGACCAGCGCCCGCGACCTGCATGCGCTGGCCCGTTCCTTATCGGCCATTGATCACGCTGTAACCCTGATTACGGCCCAGTATCCGCAGACCATTGACGCGCTTTCGGATGGCGGAGTGCAGTGCGTCTTCGTCCACGATGGCACGCGCCGCTACCGTGTGACGGTTGGTTACCACCCATCGGGGGTCGCATGGGCGTGTCACTGTTCTCATCGCCGACGCGGCTATAAGGGGACGTGTCGCCATATGATCGCGGTCGCATTGTGGTTTGCCGCCGAGCGTGAACGCCAGCGCCAAGCGCAGCTCCATACGGCGCAACACGTGCTCAACGATGCGATCACGGCCTACGAGGACGCGACCGAACGGCGCATGATCGGTGAGGAGCGGCTTGCCGAAGCCCACCGCGCGGAGGCCAATGCATGGCAGGTCGTGTGTGAGCGGCGGGAGGACGTGGCCCGCATCGAGCGCCACGCTCCCCCGCTGATCGTTCCACGATGGCGTGATCGCGACGCGGCCTAGTGCCCCCGTGCGCCATGGTGGGCATACCCACCATGGCGCGGTTGACTGGAATCGCATGCTTTTGAGGAGGAATTAAGTCATGACCGACAATGATCACCACTGGAGGATTCCATGGCCCGACCGACCGACCGAACCTACGCCGATCAGGGCATTCCTGGGCGGGTGAAACAGAGTATCAGCCGCACAACCGGACAACCCGTGACCCTGTATTATGCTGAGCAAGCAGGCATTGAGTCAGACCACCCGTGGGTGGTGGTGTGCGAAACCCATCAGGAGCAGGGCAGTTATCCAACCTTACGCCAAGCGGAGCAGCACATTCCGCTTGGCGATTGGTGTGCCGCCTGTATGGCCGCGCCGAAGCGAACGCCGACCGTGATTGCCTATGGTCTGCCCGCGAACCCGCACAAAGGTCGCCGAACAAGTCGCTTTGTGCGGGTTCACGGGGAGCGCTTTCTGGCGTTTGGGAAGGAGGTTTATGATCATCTTGGGAATCCTGACTGGATTGCGCTTCAGATGAAGGGCAACGAGGTGGTGTTGACGGCTACCCAGGAACCCGAGAAACAGGGCCAAGGGATTCATAAGGTGAAGCCCAGTAGTCATACTGGGGTGGTGTTGACGGTGAAAACCTTCCTTGCCGACCACCAGATCGCGAACGGCAAGTATATCCCTGTCCTGAAAGGCAAGACCGTGCGCTTTACGCCCAATCGCACCACCGAGGAGCCAGCACGCGAGGACTCCCATGGTGCGTAAACTGTATGGTGTGCCGGAGGTGGCCAAACTCTGTAAGGTCTCGCAGCCACTGATTCATCAAGAAATCGGTTTGGGCCGCCTTGTCCCGAGCTTTATCACGGAAGGCAAGCAACGCAATCGCTATTTGTTCACCCGCGAGGATGTGTTGGCGTATCAGCAATGGCGCACCACAACCTACAATGAGCAGTTTGACCCGCTGCCGGAGGAGACTGCATGAATGCCAATCCTATCGGATGGGTGTGTCTTGGCTTGGCCATAGGCTATTTGTTCGTGGCAATCATTGCATTGATCGTGTCTGTGCTGCCAGAGTCCGATCCGCCGCCCTAGTCTCGCATGGTCGCGACCCGCAGTTTCATGGCCGCCATTGCCTTCATTGGCATCAGCCTCCCCGCTTGGATCGAGCCAGCCGCCGCCCGCTTTGAGTTCTGGCTACTGTATAGCCAGCGGCCTATGACTGGCCTAGCGCTTGGGTGTTTCATCCTTGCGATTACCAGTATGGGCATTGCGGTTGGCGCGAGTCTTGCCGCGATCTTGAGCGAATCGGACTGGATTGGGCGATGGCAAACCGCAGCTCGCTCTGCCCGTAGGATGTTTCTCTCCGTCATGATCCTGAGTATCGTTTTTTGGAATCTTGGTGCATAGGGAGGGATGATGAAGGATTGGCTTGAGACGCTCGCTACAGGGCTGTTTGCTGGCTGTGTGCTTGGATCAGGAGTGGCCACGATCATGAGTTATGTTGTTCCGCCATGAGTTATGTTGTTCCGCTGGAGCGCGTGCGCTGGTTTCGCCTGGCATCGTTCTGGCTGCTGCGCGTTGCTGCCGTTGCGTTGGTGGTGGTGGTTGGACTGGTGTTGTTGGACTAGCCCTTGCGCTCAGCTATGGGTATACTAAACAGCAGTGATGTGTGAAAAGGAAATCAGGATGCCAGAATCACTAACGCTCCATCGGGGCTTTATCCAAATGCTGCTTGAATCACCTGACCCCTGTTTGGGCTTGGGGATGCTGCTCTGTGGGGGCGTGCGCACGGGCTACGTGGTGATGCGCCCCGCCACGCCGATTCCCGCTCGCGTGACCAATCAGGGCTTTCGTTTTGGCCACGCCATGCTCGGCGATCCGCAGGATCAGGTGATGCTGATGAGTTTGCAGTTTTACGGCGCAACGACCTATCATGGCCTCGTCAATCCGAGCAATCGGGCGGCGTTGGCGGTGATTGATCAGATGCTGGCCATGCGCGATTATTTCTTTATGGTGCTTGACCCCAAGGCGGGGTTGACAGTATTCCGGTCGCAGGGGGAAGAAGCAAACCTTGTGGGCTTACGCACGAATCGCGAAACCTTCCCGACCGCCCAATGCTCCCCTGCGGCCTATACGCGGATGGTTGACATCTTTCGCAAGAACCCCAATCCACCAGGTGAGGTGTTGACCTGGCTTGACACCGAGGATCGGCGCATGCTCGATGTCATGAACGACCCCTTGGAGCTTCAGGGGAGCTAACCCAACGACACGGAGGGTATGATGACGATTATTGACATAACCAAAGCGCAACAGAATCTTGCCGCCTTAATTGAGGCCGCCACCCAAGGCAACGAGGTGATTATCACCCGCCCTGATGGCAGTGCCGTCCAACTGATTCCCGTGGCCACAGGCACGCCCCAGTTTGGCAGCGCCCGTGGCAAGATTCGCCTGCATGCCGATTTTGACGACCCGCTCGATGATGGCATGGAGGATGCCGCATGAGGTTTCTCCTCGACACGCACACGCTGTTATGGTTTTTGGCAGGTGATCCCCAGCTGCCCGCAGCGGTGCGCGAGCGGATTGAGCAGCCGCACGCCCAGCGCTTGGTCAGTTTGGCCAGCATCTGGGAAATGGCGATCAAAATCTCGTTGGGCAAGCTCGCGTTAGGCATGCCGCTGCGTGAACTGGTGCATGATCTGCTACCGACGAATGGCATGCTCTTGTTTGGGATCTCGACGCTGCACTTGGAGCAGATCGTGACCTTACCGATCCATCATCGCGATCCGTTTGACCGCATGCTGATTGCCCAAGCGCTCGTCGAGCAGATCCCGATTCTGGGGCGCGATAGCGCGTTTGATGCCTATCCGGTCGAACGGTGGTGGGGCTAGCGCGAAAAGGAGCCAGTGATGGGTGACGAGTGGACACCTGACCCACGGGTGCGGCGCATCGAATTGGATGATCCGCTGGTGGTGCTGTTGCTCATGGAATTGACGCAGGCTGAGCGCGACCGCACGGGCAAAGGAACCCTGACCCCTGCCCAGATGGCAGGCCAGATCATTCAGGCGGCCCATGCGGCGATGGTGCGCGAGGTGGCTCCCCCGCCACCGATCGCCAAACCTACCGCGTTGCATGGGCCAGCGCCGCGCCGCCAGCTGCCCACGCATCGGGGTGCTGATTTGCCCGCGTGGTCGATTGTGCCGCCGTCGCCGTATCACAAAAAGCCCTTGCCCACGCCCTCGGCCTATCAGCTGCTGATTGACCTGCTGCATGTGACCCCACGGGTCTGGCGGCGGCTGGTGGTGCGCAGCGATACCACCTTGGCCGATCTGCATGCCTTCATCCAGCTTGCGTTTGGCTGGGAGGATTACCACCTGCATCAGTTCACCATTCAGGGCAAGGAGTATGGGATTGACCGCACGGGAGAATTGGGTTTTGTGGGCGATGCCTGGACGATACCGGTGGGGTCGTTTCAGTTTCACCGTGGTGATCAGTTTGCCTACCGCTATGACTTCGGAGATGGGTGGGAACACCAGATCACCGTGGAAACCTGCCATGCACTCAGTCCACGGGCGATGTACCCGCGCTGCATGGATGGGGCACAGTTGGCCCCACCAGAGGATAGTGGTGGGCCGTATAGGTATATGGAGCGGCGTGATGCAGGCGAATTTTCCAAGCCAACCCGTGCGATTGGCCGTGCGGCGATTAATGAGCGCTTGGCGTTGTATGTGGCAGGGTTGCTGTGGAATGACGAGGAGTCGGAATGATGGGGGTTGTTGTCAAACGATGGTCGGAGTCGCCGCTGGATGGGCATATCCATGATGGGAGGATCGGGTGATGGTGATTCGCCCAATGACGTTGGCCGACGCATCCGCAGTTGCGGTGTTGAGTGGAGATCTTGGCTATCCGACGATGACCGATGCGGTGTATCGGCGCATCCATCACCTGCAAGAACGCGCCGATAACGGCCTCTTTATCGCTGAGGCCCATGCGATGGTGGGATGGGTTCATGTCTATGGTGTTCGGCTGCTAGAAACCGAGGGCTACGCTGAAATTGGGGGAATTGTTGTCGCCCCTTCCTCTCGTCAGCAAGGGATAGGGACGCAGCTCATCCGTGCGTGCGAGCAATGGGCGGCTCATCACGGATACCACGAAGTACGCCTCCGCTCCGGTATCCAGCGGACATGGGCACATGCCTTTTATCTGCGCCTTGGCTATGCGCAATCCCGTGCGAGTTATTGTTTTCGTCGTTCAGTGGCTCCCATGCTCGGCCATGATGTACCCGGACCGACGATGGATTAAGCGGGCTTGACGGGATAGGCGATCGTCGCGCATACCAAGGTCGCTAGGGATTGTGTGTGGGTTGCGATATTTTTTTCATGCCCTGTTCGTGATACCCTCGATAATGGAGCGACGACGTATCGGACGACTTGGGGTTAATCCACATTGACGATACCCCACGCGGGCAGACGGATCTGCATTGCCCGTATTGTCATGGGCGACTGGTCGCCAAGAAAGGCCCGACGGTTGCCCATCATTTTGCCCACGACGGCGCGACCTGCAACCCCGCCAGCCGCACCACGAATCTGCCCGTGTTGCCCTTTTTTCACTCCTTCACGCTCCATCTGCACCGCAAGCTGTTCACCGCGCTGAAGAAATTTCATGCCCAGCAGGTCATCACTGATCGCCAGCGCACCTGGCTGGAAGGCCATCGCCTGATTGCCTATAACCGCTTTACGTTTGCCCATGAACTCACTAAGGTGGGCCAAGTCCCCCTTGGGCTATTGTCCGTCAATTTATTCAGTGCGATCCATGAGGAGCGCTTGGCGGCGCAGCATGATCGGCTGGATCAGCAGCTTGCGCTGGCATGGCGGGCGGGGAATCCCGTGGCGATGACCGAGGCCGAGACGGATCTGCGGCTCTACCGCACGCAGTGGCAGCGGGTGTTACGCAGTGCCTTGTATCTCGTGGAGATCCAGACGGACAATGGGCGCTTCCATAAAATTGGGGTGACGATGCGCCCAATTGCTGAGCGGATTGCCGAGATCCAAGCCGCGCTGGTGCCGTATGTGGGTGCGACAACCATGAAGGTGCTGAATGTGTTTCCGCATCGCGGTCATGTGGAGCCGTATGTGAAATTCAAGTATGCCAAGCAGCGCCGCGCGATCGGCAATTTCACCGAATATTTTGATTGGCTTGACCGCACGGGCACGATCCGCGATCTGCGGCGGATGCCTGCCAAGATGTTAACCAGTCTTGAACAGGGTGTGCTGGATGGGATGCCCTCGCCAACGATGCAGGCGCTGTTTCAAGCGCAACAAGAACAGGAAGCCGCTGCGGAGCGTGCCGCTCGGGCAGCCGCTCGTGGGGAGAGCACGAAGGCGGGGATGGAGGCGGCGCGGCAGGTGGGTGTGCATGTTGGCCGACCGCGAGGCTCAGGAGACTCGGCAGCGGCAGTGTTGGCCAAGCCGTGGAGTCCGGCGATTCTCCAGTGCCTTGCGGATGGGCTGTCGTTACGCGAAACGGCGGCTATGGTAGGGGTGGCACTGAACACGGTGCGCAAGGTGAAGGCGGCGGTGGCGCAGGTGGCCACGACGACGCATGATGGATGAGGTCTCGGGGTCGCTGCTCCCTGCCCACGCTATCCCCGCACGCGAGAAAGTCGCCTCCACCCAGGTGCGTCATGATGGCGATAGGACGAGCACTTAACGGAGTCCCCATCGATGCGCACGACCCCGACATTCCACCTGCGTGACAGCCTCATGCTGCTGGGCATGTATGCGATTGGCCTGATTCCTGGGGCGATGCTTGATGGGCTGACCCCAGCGGGTGAGCACCTGAGTTGGCTGCCGCTGATCCTTGGGAGTATGCTGGGGATTGGCATTGGCGGCGGTCTTGGATGGCTGACACGGCGACTGATCCGCCGATCTGGCTATCGTGATGTGGTTCCGATCATGCTGCTGATCTATAGTATGGCGTGGACAGGGCCAGCGCTGGTACGCTATTTCAACAAAGGGTTGGATCACAGCCCTGCTGTGTCGCACACCACCACGATTGTCGCGGTGAACCGCCCGAGCAAAGGGCCAAACCAAA carries:
- a CDS encoding ArdC family protein, coding for MNTKRKPVLTADERAARDTERRSQLDTLLIIAGVQAILDSDTFKTVLAANAKFHAYSVNNAMLIWFQNPAAERVAGFHTWKKLGRTVKKGEKGIMIYAPRVASKIDAATGDEQTHIYFGIEHVFDISQTEGEDIPTLDCPLLTEDRGHDLYDRLVVYATREGLTVSSDNQHAMGEAMGYYSAASTLIWIRPVAKAQMLKTLIHEFAHHLTDGKHTREAHETIAEGVAFQVCTCIGIDSGERSFPYIAGWSASEGGTALIKQVLGHIQGITKQIMAIVDPADEAHEGAPEPPPPAVAAAKRCRSTTVIAA
- a CDS encoding helix-turn-helix domain-containing protein, which codes for MVRKLYGVPEVAKLCKVSQPLIHQEIGLGRLVPSFITEGKQRNRYLFTREDVLAYQQWRTTTYNEQFDPLPEETA
- a CDS encoding type II toxin-antitoxin system Phd/YefM family antitoxin; amino-acid sequence: MMTIIDITKAQQNLAALIEAATQGNEVIITRPDGSAVQLIPVATGTPQFGSARGKIRLHADFDDPLDDGMEDAA
- a CDS encoding type II toxin-antitoxin system VapC family toxin, translated to MRFLLDTHTLLWFLAGDPQLPAAVRERIEQPHAQRLVSLASIWEMAIKISLGKLALGMPLRELVHDLLPTNGMLLFGISTLHLEQIVTLPIHHRDPFDRMLIAQALVEQIPILGRDSAFDAYPVERWWG
- a CDS encoding plasmid pRiA4b ORF-3 family protein produces the protein MGDEWTPDPRVRRIELDDPLVVLLLMELTQAERDRTGKGTLTPAQMAGQIIQAAHAAMVREVAPPPPIAKPTALHGPAPRRQLPTHRGADLPAWSIVPPSPYHKKPLPTPSAYQLLIDLLHVTPRVWRRLVVRSDTTLADLHAFIQLAFGWEDYHLHQFTIQGKEYGIDRTGELGFVGDAWTIPVGSFQFHRGDQFAYRYDFGDGWEHQITVETCHALSPRAMYPRCMDGAQLAPPEDSGGPYRYMERRDAGEFSKPTRAIGRAAINERLALYVAGLLWNDEESE
- a CDS encoding GNAT family N-acetyltransferase, yielding MVIRPMTLADASAVAVLSGDLGYPTMTDAVYRRIHHLQERADNGLFIAEAHAMVGWVHVYGVRLLETEGYAEIGGIVVAPSSRQQGIGTQLIRACEQWAAHHGYHEVRLRSGIQRTWAHAFYLRLGYAQSRASYCFRRSVAPMLGHDVPGPTMD
- a CDS encoding GIY-YIG nuclease family protein, with the translated sequence MGLIHIDDTPRGQTDLHCPYCHGRLVAKKGPTVAHHFAHDGATCNPASRTTNLPVLPFFHSFTLHLHRKLFTALKKFHAQQVITDRQRTWLEGHRLIAYNRFTFAHELTKVGQVPLGLLSVNLFSAIHEERLAAQHDRLDQQLALAWRAGNPVAMTEAETDLRLYRTQWQRVLRSALYLVEIQTDNGRFHKIGVTMRPIAERIAEIQAALVPYVGATTMKVLNVFPHRGHVEPYVKFKYAKQRRAIGNFTEYFDWLDRTGTIRDLRRMPAKMLTSLEQGVLDGMPSPTMQALFQAQQEQEAAAERAARAAARGESTKAGMEAARQVGVHVGRPRGSGDSAAAVLAKPWSPAILQCLADGLSLRETAAMVGVALNTVRKVKAAVAQVATTTHDG